The Helicobacter mustelae genome has a segment encoding these proteins:
- the gpmI gene encoding 2,3-bisphosphoglycerate-independent phosphoglycerate mutase — MPQKVVLIITDGIGHNPSPHYNAFAHAKKPTYDWLFAHVPHSLIHTYGSHVGLPEGQMGNSEVGHMSLGSGQILYQDLVKIHRVIEQNELEKNPILQDFLQKSKRIHLCGLLSDGGVHSHISHFLALIKIASKANKPIFLHIISDGRDVSPQSFQTFLLEILPLCQENISIATLSGRFYAMDRDGRWERIQQAYEAITKAANKSPLDVQSYVESEYQKGIFDEFLTPASFGDYEGMEEGDGFLFSNFRSDRAREIIQALEGNAPLKEFKKQKIHIATMTEYDKNFPHPILFPKDNVKNCLSEVIASHNLTQAHVAETEKYAHVTFFFNGGVEEPFTRETRALIASPKVKTYDLAPEMSAREVGRVVCKFMEQGSDFIVVNFANGDMVGHTGNFQAAIKAVEAVDRELGEIFSLAKKLDYAVILTSDHGNCEKMQDENGKILTNHTVGDVYCFIMAQGIKKVQRGSLCNIASSVLKIMDLPIPEEMQEPLI; from the coding sequence ATGCCTCAAAAAGTTGTATTGATTATCACCGATGGGATTGGTCATAATCCAAGCCCCCACTACAATGCCTTTGCGCATGCCAAAAAGCCCACCTATGATTGGCTATTTGCGCATGTCCCTCATTCTCTCATTCATACCTATGGGAGTCATGTGGGGCTGCCAGAGGGGCAAATGGGGAATTCTGAAGTCGGGCATATGAGCCTTGGGAGCGGGCAAATCCTCTACCAAGATTTGGTAAAAATCCACCGTGTTATAGAGCAAAATGAGCTAGAAAAAAATCCTATCTTGCAGGATTTTTTGCAAAAAAGTAAAAGAATCCATCTCTGTGGCCTACTTAGTGATGGCGGAGTGCATTCTCACATTTCTCATTTTCTCGCACTCATAAAAATTGCCAGCAAGGCCAATAAGCCTATTTTCTTGCATATAATTAGCGATGGGCGCGATGTTTCCCCCCAAAGTTTCCAGACCTTTCTCCTAGAAATCCTGCCCTTATGCCAGGAAAATATCTCCATCGCCACACTTAGTGGGAGATTTTATGCCATGGATCGCGATGGGCGCTGGGAGCGCATACAGCAGGCCTATGAGGCCATCACAAAAGCAGCCAACAAAAGTCCCCTTGATGTCCAGTCTTATGTAGAATCAGAGTATCAAAAAGGAATTTTTGATGAATTCCTAACCCCAGCAAGCTTTGGCGATTATGAGGGGATGGAGGAGGGAGATGGCTTTTTATTTAGCAATTTTCGCAGTGATAGGGCGCGCGAGATCATCCAAGCTCTTGAAGGCAATGCACCGCTCAAAGAGTTCAAAAAGCAAAAAATCCACATTGCTACCATGACAGAATATGACAAAAATTTCCCCCACCCCATCCTCTTCCCCAAAGACAATGTAAAAAATTGCCTCTCTGAAGTGATTGCTTCACACAATCTCACCCAGGCCCATGTGGCTGAGACTGAAAAGTACGCGCATGTCACTTTCTTTTTTAATGGCGGCGTGGAGGAGCCCTTCACCAGAGAGACTCGAGCACTCATCGCCTCCCCCAAAGTCAAGACCTATGACCTGGCGCCTGAAATGAGTGCACGCGAGGTGGGCAGGGTCGTGTGCAAATTCATGGAGCAAGGCAGTGATTTTATCGTGGTGAATTTTGCCAATGGAGATATGGTGGGACATACAGGGAATTTTCAAGCAGCAATCAAGGCTGTAGAGGCTGTGGATAGGGAACTAGGAGAGATTTTCTCCCTAGCAAAAAAGCTAGATTATGCAGTGATTTTGACTAGCGATCATGGAAATTGTGAAAAAATGCAAGATGAGAATGGCAAAATCCTCACCAATCACACCGTGGGGGATGTGTACTGCTTCATCATGGCACAAGGGATCAAGAAAGTGCAAAGAGGAAGTCTGTGCAACATCGCTTCTAGCGTACTCAAGATCATGGACCTGCCCATTCCTGAAGAAATGCAAGAGCCATTAATTTAA
- the glyS gene encoding glycine--tRNA ligase subunit beta, translated as MVSELFIEIFVEELPALPFLREFKNFATKWQEALQRHSIPPIQTQFFYTPRRIVLFCEQFPIRTQEEKKEIFGPPVDVAFEKGDKNAPLTAAGEAFLKKNHLQIEQLCYAQKGGKEVLFSLQVQEGVSLTEILPQILKSFLQSLHFGKHMRWGNVTEDFIRPIRNIMIFLGEEFVPFVGYGIEARPQTKLHRDFGLDWQEVKNFADYCKKLNEGGVILDQEERREKILSSIISLEKSQNIAVEVDGELLDEVVAITEYPQVILGHFEERFLELPKEVIITSMKENQRYFAVYQDKSLQHLKNHFVMVSNSTSKDEGIIVLGNQKVLRARLEDAMFFYHNDCKKGLSNAGLEKLLFIEGAGSMQDKVKREQKIAEFLIQRFDCQELSAKKAQILECIELSKADLLSEMVYEFSNLQGVMGYYYALVIKKDPSIALGIKEQYLPLGEHSALPSTPFSAIVALAHKFDNILTLFSVGKIPTGSKDPFALRRAANGILRIILQESFDFDLEQDLAKMLRILDLDLSQTQKIATFFIERMDGLLQQNRALLKSVLATNEENICRIFDKAHALGEIFTGDGIEQGELVATFKRVANILKSKIPLGEISQELLIEEAEQTLYHDFLQVCAKNESGDYLIRLKNLCGLKGSLDDFFDKVMVNVENPALKQNRIQLIAHIYEEFLQIADIKEIHLTK; from the coding sequence ATGGTTAGCGAGTTATTTATTGAGATTTTTGTAGAGGAATTACCCGCACTTCCTTTTTTGAGGGAATTTAAAAATTTTGCGACAAAATGGCAGGAAGCATTGCAGCGCCATTCCATCCCGCCAATTCAAACACAGTTTTTTTATACCCCTAGGCGCATCGTGCTGTTTTGTGAGCAATTTCCCATCCGCACCCAAGAAGAAAAAAAAGAGATCTTTGGTCCCCCTGTGGATGTGGCCTTTGAAAAAGGAGACAAAAATGCACCCCTAACTGCGGCAGGAGAGGCATTTTTGAAAAAAAATCATTTGCAAATAGAGCAGCTTTGCTATGCACAAAAAGGCGGGAAAGAGGTGTTATTTTCCCTGCAGGTGCAAGAGGGTGTTTCCCTGACAGAAATCCTGCCCCAAATTTTAAAAAGTTTCCTACAGAGTCTGCATTTTGGCAAGCATATGCGCTGGGGAAATGTGACAGAGGATTTCATCCGCCCCATTCGCAATATCATGATATTTCTGGGAGAGGAATTCGTGCCCTTTGTGGGCTATGGGATTGAAGCTAGGCCACAGACTAAGCTGCATAGGGATTTTGGATTGGATTGGCAGGAGGTGAAAAATTTTGCAGATTATTGCAAGAAGCTAAATGAGGGCGGAGTGATCTTGGATCAAGAGGAGCGCCGGGAAAAAATCCTTAGCTCCATCATATCTCTAGAAAAATCCCAAAATATCGCTGTGGAGGTTGATGGAGAATTGCTTGATGAAGTGGTAGCCATCACAGAATATCCGCAGGTGATTTTGGGACATTTTGAGGAGAGATTTTTGGAATTGCCAAAAGAGGTGATCATCACATCCATGAAAGAAAATCAGCGCTATTTTGCGGTGTATCAAGACAAGAGTTTGCAGCATTTGAAAAATCATTTTGTCATGGTGAGCAATTCCACAAGCAAGGATGAGGGCATCATTGTTTTGGGCAATCAAAAGGTGCTGCGCGCGAGACTAGAAGATGCGATGTTTTTTTATCACAATGATTGCAAAAAAGGCCTAAGCAATGCAGGATTAGAGAAATTGCTTTTCATTGAAGGGGCAGGCAGCATGCAGGATAAAGTGAAGCGCGAGCAAAAGATCGCAGAATTTTTGATCCAGAGATTTGATTGCCAAGAGCTGAGTGCAAAAAAAGCACAGATTTTAGAATGTATAGAGCTTTCCAAGGCTGATTTGCTCAGCGAGATGGTGTATGAATTTTCTAATTTGCAGGGCGTTATGGGATATTATTATGCACTTGTGATAAAAAAAGATCCCTCCATTGCGCTAGGAATCAAAGAGCAGTATCTTCCTCTAGGAGAGCATTCTGCCCTGCCAAGCACGCCTTTTAGCGCGATTGTAGCTCTAGCTCATAAATTTGATAATATCCTAACGCTTTTTTCTGTGGGCAAAATTCCCACAGGATCCAAGGATCCATTTGCCCTAAGACGCGCAGCCAATGGGATTTTGCGTATCATCTTGCAGGAGAGTTTTGATTTTGACCTAGAGCAAGATCTTGCAAAAATGCTGCGGATTTTGGATCTGGATCTTAGCCAAACCCAAAAAATTGCAACTTTTTTCATCGAGCGTATGGATGGCCTTTTGCAGCAAAATCGCGCGCTGCTAAAAAGCGTCCTTGCCACTAATGAGGAAAATATTTGCAGGATCTTTGACAAGGCTCACGCACTTGGAGAAATCTTCACAGGAGATGGCATAGAGCAGGGCGAATTGGTGGCTACCTTTAAGCGCGTGGCAAATATTTTGAAAAGTAAAATTCCTTTGGGCGAAATTTCTCAAGAATTATTGATAGAAGAGGCAGAACAAACACTATACCATGACTTTTTACAGGTATGTGCGAAGAATGAGAGTGGAGATTATCTCATCAGGCTCAAAAATCTCTGTGGCTTGAAGGGGAGCTTGGATGATTTTTTTGACAAAGTGATGGTAAATGTGGAAAATCCTGCGCTAAAGCAAAATCGAATACAACTTATCGCCCATATTTATGAGGAATTTTTGCAGATCGCAGACATCAAAGAAATCCATCTCACAAAATGA
- a CDS encoding TolC family protein → MAFFGGLAAYDLDYDQFVQRIEQNSIELIQNKGQFSANLHDYRAGMSWKNSFIETEIGLGKASAGKVNIESNTLVILTPRLPWVVAILNQSLQTKTIQYAKTYELRKRLAIIGAKRIYFSYVLAKEKYKIYQQREQNFYSQLKIIEKKFEAGSASKKDYVNFKNSYYDARLARIDIEKELENIKSILYKILGLRVTGDFLETQDINVAGLDFAYLKLQKIRLKEYISQSPYVEIIALSAKDHGINARASSMERWDNFEIGFGIESNALGNQTENFGSMRLNVPLPLTRRYDFLKKKYLALQSAALRENEVTRNNISVRATSLFTQLQTKREFIELQQENIKNKKSLVDMGKTAYESQRISSFEYLAYQNAYMDSLIKMIDAKMDYIQTQALLEETLGRVLQKGEI, encoded by the coding sequence TTGGCTTTTTTTGGGGGGTTGGCTGCTTATGATTTGGATTATGATCAGTTTGTTCAGAGGATTGAGCAAAATTCCATAGAACTCATACAAAACAAAGGGCAATTTAGTGCTAATTTACATGACTATCGTGCTGGAATGTCTTGGAAGAATTCTTTTATCGAAACTGAAATTGGTCTTGGTAAGGCCTCAGCTGGCAAGGTCAATATAGAGAGCAATACCCTAGTCATCCTCACACCCCGACTTCCCTGGGTCGTGGCGATACTTAATCAGTCCTTGCAAACCAAAACCATCCAGTATGCAAAAACCTATGAACTGCGCAAAAGACTTGCAATCATTGGAGCCAAGAGAATTTATTTTTCTTATGTGCTAGCAAAGGAAAAATACAAAATCTACCAGCAAAGAGAACAGAATTTTTATTCCCAATTAAAGATTATTGAAAAGAAGTTTGAGGCAGGGAGTGCTTCAAAAAAAGATTATGTGAATTTTAAAAACTCCTATTATGATGCCAGGCTTGCAAGGATTGACATAGAAAAGGAATTAGAAAATATCAAAAGCATTCTGTATAAGATTCTGGGCCTTAGGGTCACTGGGGATTTTTTGGAAACGCAAGATATCAATGTTGCGGGACTTGATTTTGCCTATTTGAAGTTACAAAAAATCAGACTTAAGGAATACATCTCCCAATCTCCCTATGTTGAGATTATCGCGCTTAGCGCAAAAGATCATGGTATCAATGCCAGGGCATCAAGCATGGAGCGCTGGGATAATTTTGAAATTGGATTTGGGATTGAGAGCAATGCCCTTGGAAATCAGACAGAGAATTTTGGCTCCATGCGTCTGAATGTCCCATTACCCCTCACACGCAGATATGATTTCCTAAAAAAGAAATATCTCGCCTTGCAAAGCGCAGCATTAAGAGAAAATGAAGTAACTAGAAACAATATCTCTGTGCGCGCAACTTCTTTGTTCACCCAGTTGCAAACTAAGAGAGAATTCATCGAACTCCAGCAAGAAAATATCAAAAATAAAAAGTCCTTGGTGGACATGGGAAAAACCGCCTATGAATCCCAGAGAATCAGCTCTTTTGAGTATTTGGCCTATCAAAATGCCTATATGGATTCTTTGATTAAGATGATTGATGCAAAAATGGATTACATACAAACACAGGCGCTTTTAGAAGAAACTCTAGGCAGGGTGTTGCAAAAAGGAGAAATATGA
- a CDS encoding efflux RND transporter periplasmic adaptor subunit, producing the protein MKKLLSWMGFFCFLYAFEEIKISPQAISKLGIKTVVVGKGVSTKGVPFNAQVDFDTKTSITQSTTFDVIVVALHKQEGEYVKKGEVICEISSNELSNLFFQFENAKNRYNIAQEVAQKDKKLFESGVISQREYQVSYLNANELHLKVMQLQGTFDTFGIDEKNPKGDFGFRVIAKESGILAVSPKRIGEKIFAFSPYIRITDGLGLIAYIRVPIHMANYVKAGAKVFNKSGVNIGVIKTVSIVVDRSTNTVLATAPLDHTNYKVGEIIRLYVDIDFHQNSVVVPFDAVIKNGNDYLVFKKIPGGFLPIKVDILEEKNGVFIVNAGSAIKNGDEIAMGAIIALKGIMDNIGD; encoded by the coding sequence ATGAAAAAACTTTTGTCATGGATGGGATTTTTTTGTTTTTTATATGCTTTTGAAGAAATAAAAATTTCGCCACAAGCAATCTCAAAGCTTGGAATCAAAACCGTCGTGGTGGGGAAGGGCGTGAGTACCAAGGGAGTCCCATTTAATGCGCAAGTGGATTTTGATACCAAAACCTCCATCACGCAGAGCACCACTTTTGATGTCATCGTCGTGGCGTTGCATAAGCAAGAGGGAGAATATGTCAAAAAAGGAGAGGTGATTTGTGAGATTAGCTCCAATGAATTGAGCAATTTATTTTTTCAGTTTGAGAATGCGAAGAATCGCTACAACATCGCCCAAGAAGTCGCCCAAAAAGACAAAAAACTCTTTGAATCGGGGGTGATCTCTCAGAGGGAATATCAGGTGAGCTATCTCAATGCCAATGAATTGCACCTAAAGGTCATGCAATTACAAGGCACTTTTGACACCTTTGGCATTGATGAAAAAAATCCAAAAGGGGATTTTGGATTTCGAGTCATCGCCAAGGAAAGCGGGATTTTGGCAGTGTCTCCTAAGCGCATCGGAGAAAAAATCTTTGCCTTTAGCCCCTATATCCGCATCACAGATGGATTGGGATTGATTGCTTATATCCGTGTGCCCATCCATATGGCCAATTATGTCAAGGCCGGAGCAAAGGTGTTTAATAAATCTGGCGTAAACATCGGAGTAATCAAAACCGTCTCCATCGTGGTGGATCGCTCCACAAACACAGTGCTAGCTACAGCACCACTAGATCATACAAATTATAAAGTGGGAGAGATCATCCGCCTTTATGTAGATATTGATTTTCATCAAAATTCCGTGGTCGTGCCCTTTGATGCAGTGATTAAAAATGGCAATGATTATCTGGTATTCAAAAAAATTCCAGGCGGTTTTTTACCCATAAAAGTGGATATTTTGGAAGAAAAAAATGGAGTATTTATCGTCAATGCTGGAAGTGCAATCAAAAATGGTGATGAGATTGCCATGGGTGCAATCATCGCACTTAAGGGCATTATGGATAATATAGGGGACTAA
- a CDS encoding efflux RND transporter permease subunit, whose amino-acid sequence MLAKIIEFSLRQRIMVILCALGLLVYGCYSFLTIPIDAFPDISSTQVKLVIKAPGMAPEEVENRVIRPLEFELLGLQGEKSLRSVSKYAIADITLDFEDDVDIYRARTMVNERIVGILEDLPHGVSVTMGPIVSPLSDMFMFTIDGEISEIKKREIMDFTIRPALRSIRGVADVNSLGGYAKAIAIVPNFNDMARLGISISELERVLKENLKNDGAGKIDRSGETFLVKIQTASLDMESIKNIAIPTKNSYLRLGDFCNVIPSYRTRLGFLTKDGKGEAVGGLVLSIKGSNSKETIQRIYKKFEELKHILPRDIHLNVYYDRSELTQKAVDTVSKTLIEAIILIMITLFLFLGDLRAAVAVSITLPLALGFAFIMMKKYGITANLMSLGGLAIAIGILVDSAVVMVENAFEKLSTNKTLTKLHLIYRACGEIAVSVASGILIIIIFFAPILTLEGLEGKMFRPLAQSIVFALMGSLILSMTVIPVVSSLILKSKEHQETLLVRILHRIYDPTLNFCLKHSKIVFISAFAFLVMSFSLFPYIGKSFMPTLDEGDLVITVETSPSISIDQSKDLILRIERQLLQIKEVKSAVGRTGSDELGLDLSGFNQTDIFVSFIPKKQWSMKTKEELIDKVRKSLENFRGISFTYTQPIDMRVSEMLTGVRGDLAVKVFGNDINELNNLSAQIQKIIEGVRGSDEVFTALNKGVNYLYVIPNKRVMASVGITTEEFSTFLKSSLEGIVVDYIPQGSARIPVLIRQNSEIAKDITMFKSLTMSSEKDLSVPISSIAQIKEVDGPVMIYRENAERYGVIRSNVKNRDLDGFVKEVQSKIHKEVKLPSGYYITYGGQFENQQRANARLLTVIPLSILVIFFILFFTFRDIPSSLLILLNIPFAITGGLISLFLSGQYISVPASVGFITLFGIAVLNGLVMVGYFKELMAQGYSVDEAVERGARRRLRPVLMTACIAALGLIPMLLSDGVGSEVQKPLAVVVLGGLVTSSMLTLLILPPMFRSVTKKFQHKR is encoded by the coding sequence ATGCTTGCAAAGATTATTGAATTTTCTCTGCGCCAAAGGATTATGGTCATCCTTTGTGCACTGGGATTGCTAGTCTATGGATGTTATAGTTTTCTGACAATCCCCATTGATGCCTTTCCTGATATCTCTTCTACGCAAGTAAAGCTTGTGATTAAGGCTCCTGGCATGGCGCCTGAAGAGGTGGAAAATCGCGTGATTCGCCCCCTAGAATTTGAACTTTTGGGATTGCAGGGGGAGAAATCCCTGCGCAGCGTATCAAAATATGCCATAGCAGATATTACGCTGGATTTTGAAGATGATGTAGATATTTATCGAGCCAGGACCATGGTTAATGAAAGGATTGTGGGGATATTGGAGGATTTGCCCCATGGTGTGAGTGTGACAATGGGGCCCATCGTCAGCCCTCTTTCTGATATGTTTATGTTCACCATTGATGGGGAGATCTCAGAGATCAAAAAACGAGAAATTATGGATTTCACCATACGCCCTGCATTACGCAGCATTCGCGGTGTGGCTGATGTCAATTCGCTAGGAGGATATGCCAAAGCCATTGCCATTGTTCCCAATTTCAATGATATGGCAAGGCTTGGCATTAGCATTAGCGAATTAGAGCGAGTACTAAAAGAAAACCTCAAAAATGATGGTGCGGGTAAGATTGATCGCAGTGGCGAGACATTTTTAGTCAAAATCCAAACAGCCTCCCTTGATATGGAAAGCATCAAAAATATCGCCATTCCCACCAAAAACAGCTATCTGCGCTTGGGGGATTTTTGTAATGTCATCCCAAGCTATCGCACTAGGCTTGGATTCCTCACCAAAGATGGCAAGGGAGAGGCAGTGGGAGGGTTGGTGCTATCCATCAAGGGATCCAATTCCAAAGAGACGATTCAAAGGATTTATAAAAAATTTGAAGAATTAAAACACATCCTGCCAAGGGACATCCATCTCAATGTCTATTATGATCGCTCCGAGCTTACGCAAAAGGCCGTAGATACCGTAAGCAAAACCCTCATTGAAGCCATCATTTTGATTATGATTACTTTGTTCTTGTTCCTAGGAGACTTGCGTGCAGCGGTGGCTGTGAGCATCACCCTTCCTCTAGCACTTGGCTTTGCATTTATCATGATGAAAAAATATGGAATCACTGCCAATTTGATGAGCCTAGGAGGACTAGCCATTGCCATTGGGATCTTGGTGGATTCTGCGGTGGTCATGGTGGAGAATGCTTTTGAGAAATTAAGCACAAACAAAACCCTTACAAAATTGCATCTCATTTATCGCGCATGTGGAGAAATCGCTGTTTCTGTGGCCAGTGGGATTTTGATCATCATTATTTTCTTTGCTCCCATTTTGACACTGGAGGGATTGGAGGGCAAGATGTTCCGCCCATTGGCTCAAAGCATCGTGTTTGCCTTGATGGGATCGCTCATCCTCTCCATGACTGTGATCCCTGTGGTGAGTTCCCTCATCCTCAAATCCAAAGAACATCAGGAAACCTTGCTGGTTCGCATCCTTCATAGAATCTATGATCCCACACTCAATTTCTGCCTCAAACATAGTAAAATCGTCTTCATCAGCGCATTTGCTTTTTTGGTCATGAGCTTCTCTCTCTTCCCCTATATTGGCAAATCCTTCATGCCAACACTGGATGAGGGAGATCTCGTCATCACTGTAGAAACCAGCCCATCCATCTCCATCGATCAATCAAAAGACCTGATTTTGCGAATCGAGCGTCAATTGCTCCAAATAAAAGAAGTAAAATCCGCAGTAGGTCGCACGGGATCTGATGAGCTAGGTCTAGATCTCTCAGGATTTAATCAGACTGACATCTTTGTATCTTTTATCCCAAAAAAACAATGGAGTATGAAAACCAAAGAGGAGTTGATTGATAAAGTGCGCAAGAGTTTGGAGAATTTTAGGGGCATTAGTTTCACTTACACCCAGCCCATTGACATGCGTGTAAGTGAAATGCTCACAGGGGTGCGCGGGGATCTAGCAGTGAAGGTGTTTGGAAATGACATCAATGAACTCAATAATCTTAGCGCTCAAATTCAAAAGATCATTGAGGGGGTGCGGGGATCTGATGAGGTATTCACAGCGCTTAATAAGGGAGTGAATTATCTCTATGTCATCCCAAATAAGCGCGTCATGGCAAGTGTGGGAATCACCACAGAGGAATTTTCTACATTTTTAAAATCTTCTTTGGAGGGGATTGTGGTGGATTATATCCCACAAGGCAGCGCGAGGATCCCGGTATTAATCCGTCAAAATAGTGAGATTGCTAAAGATATTACCATGTTTAAAAGCCTTACGATGAGCTCAGAAAAAGATCTATCCGTGCCCATTAGCTCCATTGCTCAGATCAAAGAAGTGGATGGTCCGGTGATGATTTACCGAGAGAATGCAGAGCGCTATGGCGTCATCCGCAGCAATGTAAAAAATCGCGACTTAGATGGGTTTGTTAAAGAAGTACAGAGCAAAATCCATAAAGAAGTCAAGCTTCCTAGTGGATATTACATTACTTATGGTGGGCAATTTGAAAATCAGCAGCGCGCCAATGCAAGATTATTGACTGTGATTCCTCTTAGTATTTTGGTGATTTTCTTTATTTTGTTTTTCACCTTTAGAGACATTCCCTCCTCTTTATTGATTTTGCTCAATATCCCCTTTGCAATAACTGGAGGCCTCATCTCTCTTTTCTTATCTGGGCAGTATATCTCTGTGCCTGCGAGCGTGGGGTTCATCACGCTCTTTGGTATTGCCGTGCTCAATGGTCTGGTGATGGTGGGATATTTCAAAGAATTAATGGCGCAGGGCTATAGCGTGGATGAGGCAGTAGAGCGGGGGGCGCGCAGGAGATTGCGCCCTGTGTTGATGACAGCATGTATTGCAGCACTAGGACTCATTCCCATGCTGCTCTCTGATGGCGTGGGATCTGAAGTCCAAAAACCACTTGCGGTGGTGGTTTTGGGAGGGCTTGTTACCTCAAGTATGCTGACCTTGCTGATTTTGCCTCCGATGTTTCGAAGTGTCACCAAAAAATTTCAACACAAGAGGTGA
- a CDS encoding DUF3240 family protein, which yields MLEIYVEAELKNKVVDLFLEKGLDNFFCLNVQRYAAKNLLVSQMEQVSGRKEYVMFKVFAKKKQKREILLWLEEFDHARYFVSKKKEKEK from the coding sequence ATGTTAGAGATCTATGTAGAAGCAGAATTGAAAAATAAAGTCGTGGATTTATTTCTAGAAAAGGGTTTGGATAATTTCTTTTGCCTCAATGTCCAAAGATATGCTGCAAAAAATCTACTAGTAAGCCAGATGGAGCAGGTAAGTGGCAGAAAGGAATATGTGATGTTCAAGGTATTTGCCAAGAAAAAACAAAAAAGAGAGATTTTGCTGTGGCTAGAAGAATTTGATCATGCGCGCTATTTCGTCTCCAAAAAGAAGGAAAAAGAGAAATAA
- the tsaD gene encoding tRNA (adenosine(37)-N6)-threonylcarbamoyltransferase complex transferase subunit TsaD, whose protein sequence is MILSIESSCDDSSIGITSIEDCELLWHKKISQESIHNLYGGVVPEIASRMHADNLPKLLKDALAAIPKESFKAIAITTEPGLSVTLIEGLMMAKVLSLELKIPLISINHLKGHIFSLFINQKSLIFPLSVLLVSGGHTQIIEARGMEEMEIIASTKDDSFGESFDKVAKMLGLSYPGGPIIQENAREYEGELYDFPIPLRNHPGIGFSFSGLKNATRLQIEKEAYPYSKNSIQKIAKSFQAAACKHLLQQLERYFKGSQIQDFAIVGGASANLFLRELVEKLCLKYQKTLHLVPLKFCSDNAAMIGRAAVEKFKRGQFASLAHLQCSPKSSADEFL, encoded by the coding sequence ATGATTTTGAGCATTGAGAGCAGCTGTGATGATAGCTCCATTGGCATCACTTCTATAGAGGATTGTGAGCTTTTGTGGCACAAAAAAATCTCTCAAGAGAGCATTCACAATCTCTATGGAGGCGTGGTCCCAGAGATCGCCTCAAGGATGCACGCAGACAATCTCCCAAAGCTTTTAAAAGACGCGCTTGCAGCCATCCCAAAAGAAAGCTTTAAGGCCATTGCCATCACCACAGAGCCCGGGCTTAGTGTGACATTGATTGAGGGCTTGATGATGGCAAAGGTTCTAAGCCTAGAGCTAAAAATCCCCCTCATTAGCATCAATCATCTCAAGGGCCATATTTTTTCTTTGTTTATCAATCAAAAATCCCTGATTTTCCCTCTATCTGTGCTGCTAGTCTCTGGCGGGCATACACAAATCATAGAGGCTAGAGGCATGGAGGAGATGGAGATTATTGCTAGCACAAAAGATGATAGCTTTGGAGAGAGTTTTGATAAGGTCGCAAAAATGCTGGGGCTCTCCTACCCCGGGGGTCCCATCATACAGGAAAATGCTAGGGAGTATGAGGGTGAGCTCTATGATTTTCCCATTCCCCTGCGCAATCATCCAGGCATTGGCTTTAGCTTCTCTGGGCTCAAAAATGCCACCCGCCTACAAATTGAAAAAGAAGCTTACCCCTACTCCAAAAACTCCATCCAAAAAATCGCAAAAAGTTTCCAAGCTGCGGCTTGCAAGCATCTTTTACAACAACTCGAGCGCTATTTCAAAGGCTCTCAAATCCAAGATTTTGCCATCGTGGGAGGTGCGAGTGCAAATTTGTTTTTGCGCGAGCTGGTGGAGAAACTCTGTCTCAAATACCAAAAGACCCTGCATCTAGTCCCGCTAAAGTTTTGCTCAGATAATGCAGCCATGATTGGAAGAGCTGCAGTGGAAAAATTCAAAAGAGGTCAATTTGCCTCTTTGGCGCATCTGCAATGCTCTCCCAAAAGCAGCGCAGACGAATTCCTCTAA